In a single window of the Papaver somniferum cultivar HN1 chromosome 8, ASM357369v1, whole genome shotgun sequence genome:
- the LOC113302085 gene encoding UMP-CMP kinase 4-like, whose product MSAEAVNQENGNGSLGCEKKVKVVFVLGGPGSGKGTQCSNIVEHFGFTHLSAGDLLRAEIKSGSENGTMISNMIKEGKIVPSEVTVKLLQRAMNESENDKFLIDGFPRNEENRAAFENVTGIVPEFVLFFDCSEEEMEKRLLGRNQGREDDNIETIKKRFKVFMESSIPVVDYYASKDKVRKIDAAKPIAEVFESVKTCFAPVHEKAA is encoded by the exons ATGAGTGCTGAAGCTGTAAACCAG GAGAATGGCAATGGAAGCTTGGGGTGTGAGAAGAAAGTCAAAGTTGTCTTTGTTTTAG GTGGTCCAGGTAGTGGAAAGGGAACGCAGTGCTCGAATATTGTTGAGCATTTTGGGTTCACCCATCTCAGTGCCGGGGATCTCCTCCGAGCAGAAATTAAATCTGGTTCTGAAAATGG AACCATGATCTCGAACATGATAAAGGAAGGTAAAATTGTACCTTCCGAGGTTACAGTTAAGCTTCTTCAAAGGGCGATGAATGAAAGCGAGAATGACAAATTCCTTATTGATGGATTCCCTCGCAATGAAGAGAATCGTGCTGCATTTGAAAATGTG ACTGGCATTGTACCTGAGTTTGTACTATTTTTTGATTGTTCGGAAGAGGAGATGGAAAAGCGCCTATTAGGCAGGAATCAG GGAAGAGAAGATGATAATATTGAAACAATCAAGAAGCGCTTCAAGGTTTTCATGGAATCTAGTATCCCTGTGGTTGATTATTACGCTTCCAAGGATAAAGTTAGAAAG ATTGATGCAGCAAAGCCCATAGCTGAGGTTTTTGAGTCAGTCAAAACTTGCTTCGCCCCAGTTCATGAAAAG GCTGCATAG
- the LOC113302087 gene encoding uncharacterized protein LOC113302087 produces MSSLCSISTSSSSLILSSDFCKHRADNGKNINSSLSFVSSFPQLKISAAESIWNPSLSTRNKGLVIEAAAYTRRSRSEIEKRPNKKSWKQRTDMYMRPFLLNVFFSKRFIHAKVVHRGTCKVISVASTNAKDLRNTLPSLIDNSACKTVGLLIAERSKECDVFAMSYEPKKNERIEGKLGIILDTIKENGIIFV; encoded by the exons ATGTCATCCTTGTGTAGTATTTCCACATCTTCGTCGTCTTTGATTCTCTCGTCAGATTTCTGTAAACACCGAGCAGATAACGGCAAAAATATCAACTCTTCCCTTTCATTTGTTTCTTCATTTCCTCAATTAAAAATCTCAGCTGCAGAATCTATATGGAATCCATCTCTTTCTACTCGCAACAAG GGTTTGGTGATTGAAGCTGCAGCTTATACACGGAGATCTCGCAGTGAAATCGAAAAAAGACCTAACAAGAAATCATGGAAGCAAAGGACAGACATGTATATGCGGCCTTTCTTACTCAATGTGTTTTTCTCCAAGAGATTTATTCATGCAAAAGTGGTCCATCGTGGAACCTGCAAGGTTATTTCTGTCGCCAGTACTAATGCCAAGGATCTGAGGAATACTTTGCCATCTCTAATTGATAATAGTGCTTGTAAAACTGTGGGACTGCTAATAGCAGAGCGATCAAAAGAGTGTGATGTGTTCGCCATGTCTTATGAGCCAAAGAAAAATGAGAGGATCGAAGGTAAACTTGGGATCATCCTTGATACTATAAAAGAAAATggaattatttttgtttga